A section of the Mesobacillus jeotgali genome encodes:
- a CDS encoding helix-turn-helix domain-containing protein, protein MAIVINIDVMLAKRKMSVTELSEKVGITMANLSILKNGKAKAIRLSTLEAICKALECQPGDILEYQSDEKMKD, encoded by the coding sequence ATGGCAATCGTCATAAATATTGATGTGATGCTGGCAAAGAGGAAAATGAGTGTGACGGAGCTTTCAGAAAAGGTAGGAATCACCATGGCTAACCTATCTATTCTGAAAAATGGCAAGGCTAAAGCAATTAGACTTTCGACGTTGGAAGCAATCTGCAAGGCTTTGGAATGTCAGCCTGGGGACATCTTGGAATATCAAAGTGATGAGAAAATGAAAGATTAA
- a CDS encoding DUF2975 domain-containing protein: MKRETLFLKIVVFLLAVPVLGACFILLPWLIRDTLQSNWEFANFLFPIIGVMYASAVPYFIALYQAYLLLGYIDKNKAFSEWSVKALRNIKFCAVTISILYLVSMPFFFLIGEKDDAPGMILIGMVLTFAPIIIAAFAAVLEKLLKHAIEIKSENDLTV; encoded by the coding sequence ATGAAACGAGAAACTCTCTTTTTGAAGATCGTAGTTTTCCTCCTGGCTGTGCCTGTTCTGGGGGCGTGCTTTATTTTGCTACCCTGGCTAATAAGGGACACTTTACAAAGTAACTGGGAATTTGCCAATTTTTTATTTCCGATCATTGGGGTTATGTATGCATCAGCTGTTCCTTATTTTATCGCTTTGTATCAAGCGTACCTGCTGCTTGGATATATTGACAAGAACAAAGCATTCTCGGAATGGTCAGTAAAAGCTTTGAGAAATATTAAATTCTGTGCTGTGACCATCAGTATTTTATATCTCGTCAGCATGCCGTTTTTCTTTCTGATTGGTGAGAAGGACGACGCCCCTGGAATGATCTTAATCGGGATGGTGCTTACTTTTGCGCCAATTATAATCGCCGCCTTTGCTGCAGTGCTCGAAAAGCTTTTAAAACATGCCATTGAAATAAAATCAGAAAATGATTTAACGGTCTGA
- a CDS encoding thiol-disulfide oxidoreductase DCC family protein, translating into MQPVILFDGVCNFCDASVQFILDRDDKEMFRFASLQSDAGQELLKKYNVPDDVDSMILIEDGKVYYKSAAALRISRHLKGAWKLLYAMIIVPAPIRNLVYDLIARNRLKWFGQKDSCMLPPPNVRKRFL; encoded by the coding sequence ATGCAGCCAGTCATATTATTCGATGGAGTCTGCAACTTCTGTGATGCCAGTGTCCAGTTTATTCTGGACCGGGATGACAAAGAAATGTTCCGCTTTGCATCGCTGCAAAGTGATGCCGGGCAGGAACTCTTAAAAAAATATAATGTACCTGATGATGTGGACAGCATGATTTTAATTGAAGATGGAAAAGTCTATTATAAATCGGCGGCTGCACTAAGAATAAGCCGCCATCTGAAAGGTGCCTGGAAACTGCTTTATGCTATGATCATCGTGCCGGCTCCGATCAGGAATCTTGTATATGATCTCATTGCCAGAAATAGATTGAAATGGTTCGGACAGAAAGATAGCTGTATGCTTCCTCCGCCGAACGTCAGGAAGAGATTCTTATAG
- a CDS encoding DMT family transporter: MVRLKGILMIVTGAMLWGMTGSITEWVLAHTEMSVPFILTIRMIIAGSSILAYLALKKEDIFTVVRTPYWRNQLILFSILGMVGLQFTFTMAIETSNAVVATLLQFSAPIFVVLYVSFHHKKWPPRYQVLGIIGTLGGLFLLLTNGSMRSLLVSTEALVWGVAVGLTFAFYTLYPSRLMKEWSVLAIVGWSMLFGGTMLGLANRVWLSNEWTILGEPKMIFIMAILIIFGTLAFLLFLSSMNYISAVETSILSSVEPLTVMVISIIWFDTMLQNVQLMGAMIMLVFVTWLSIGDKKESVEAKVVKQNNT, translated from the coding sequence ATGGTGCGATTAAAAGGAATACTAATGATTGTTACCGGTGCAATGCTTTGGGGGATGACAGGCTCGATCACCGAGTGGGTGCTGGCACACACCGAAATGTCTGTTCCTTTTATCCTGACAATCCGGATGATAATTGCAGGAAGCAGCATCCTTGCGTATCTTGCATTGAAGAAAGAGGATATTTTCACTGTTGTGAGAACACCGTACTGGCGCAACCAGCTTATTTTGTTCAGTATACTGGGAATGGTTGGATTACAATTCACATTTACGATGGCGATTGAGACGAGCAATGCTGTTGTGGCAACTTTACTGCAATTTTCCGCGCCCATTTTTGTGGTCCTTTATGTTTCTTTTCATCATAAAAAATGGCCCCCGCGTTACCAGGTATTAGGCATCATTGGTACATTGGGCGGCCTGTTCCTGCTATTGACGAATGGTTCAATGAGAAGCTTGCTTGTTAGCACAGAGGCATTGGTATGGGGCGTGGCGGTAGGGCTGACATTTGCATTCTATACTCTTTATCCATCCCGCCTGATGAAGGAATGGAGTGTACTTGCAATCGTTGGCTGGAGTATGTTATTTGGGGGAACAATGCTTGGATTGGCCAACAGAGTATGGCTTTCAAATGAATGGACCATTCTCGGCGAGCCCAAGATGATATTCATCATGGCTATTCTTATTATCTTTGGAACACTTGCATTCCTTTTGTTCTTAAGCAGTATGAATTATATCAGCGCGGTCGAAACGAGCATTCTATCTAGCGTGGAACCTTTAACTGTCATGGTTATTTCTATTATTTGGTTCGATACGATGCTCCAAAATGTCCAGTTAATGGGGGCCATGATCATGCTTGTTTTTGTGACTTGGCTTTCAATTGGTGATAAAAAAGAGTCTGTTGAAGCTAAAGTTGTTAAACAAAATAATACTTGA
- a CDS encoding DUF817 domain-containing protein yields the protein MTAIMQLFRFGREQALSCIFPAVIFASLAITQVVELPILPRYDWLLIIFLVMQWLMVRSGLETRDELKVITLFHLIGLALEVFKVNMGSWSYPEEGYSKVFGVPLYSGFMYASVASYLCQAWRRLKVDLVDWPPFLLVVPLGAAIYLNFFIHHFWVDIRWLLSALVILVFWKSWVLYEVGGNKYRMPIALSFVLIGFFIWIAENIATFFGAWQYPNQAEAWSLVHLGKVSSWLLLVIVSFLIVATLKQVKKNPYVNIDAAQSIKNE from the coding sequence ATGACAGCAATCATGCAATTATTTCGTTTTGGCAGGGAGCAGGCATTATCGTGCATATTTCCCGCCGTAATCTTTGCCTCCTTAGCGATTACCCAGGTCGTAGAACTACCGATTTTGCCTCGTTATGATTGGCTGCTGATCATTTTTCTCGTGATGCAATGGTTGATGGTACGCTCGGGACTTGAAACCAGAGACGAGCTAAAAGTGATAACATTATTCCATCTCATCGGGTTGGCACTTGAAGTTTTCAAGGTGAATATGGGCTCTTGGTCTTATCCAGAGGAAGGGTATTCAAAGGTGTTTGGTGTACCGCTGTATAGCGGGTTCATGTATGCAAGCGTTGCAAGTTATCTTTGCCAGGCATGGAGGAGGCTGAAGGTTGACCTCGTTGATTGGCCTCCGTTTTTGCTTGTCGTACCTCTTGGAGCCGCAATCTATTTGAATTTTTTCATCCACCATTTTTGGGTTGATATACGCTGGTTGCTATCAGCACTTGTAATCCTTGTTTTTTGGAAATCATGGGTACTATACGAGGTTGGCGGAAACAAGTATCGTATGCCAATCGCTTTATCATTTGTGCTGATTGGATTCTTTATTTGGATAGCCGAAAACATCGCCACTTTCTTTGGTGCCTGGCAGTACCCAAATCAAGCAGAAGCATGGAGTCTCGTTCATCTTGGGAAAGTCAGCTCCTGGCTATTGCTGGTCATCGTCAGCTTTCTGATTGTCGCAACTTTGAAGCAAGTAAAAAAGAACCCTTACGTAAACATCGATGCTGCTCAATCGATAAAGAATGAGTAA
- a CDS encoding DUF3238 domain-containing protein: protein MNESTQTTLFKQKRIGKVLPLAALGLAGTLYAMSINRRRKTADSSHSSLLKNIEHGSNSISFEWESSGESYRVFRDQEVIYEGVEPRLVDSDLISGTLYSYCIESLAQGEVRNRMRIQTTTSVNYKERDNVLEDLLITTIVLNDQISFEWEPIEGVSEYTIFKNGIKLDKVSSCTFTDRGISEDKSYTYTIKARRPLQRSDQVKWELKSVIANAVGAVKPDSSTRTAADEEFSITKRIAPINELLKPVSEQNHKNGNWQLRYTTFLKEEWLKNPNAASEDQYFKGDHRSFNPESSQYRTRAEVFIDAENESALLSKDTGVTEAFSSEHERIESASASDEGIQLEKILTDDDRIKFILKHAVSNPLVVSPAIDYVVCGVFYKDNEFDLIGTHDQAPEHEIYLKEPGTEKWEVIHQTHSKGLEMMADPMANHHWRYSTFTN from the coding sequence ATGAATGAAAGTACACAAACAACTTTATTTAAACAAAAAAGGATTGGAAAGGTTTTACCCCTTGCAGCACTCGGTCTTGCCGGGACTCTTTATGCAATGAGTATAAATCGCCGGAGAAAAACCGCTGATTCTTCACATTCTAGCTTGCTTAAGAATATAGAACACGGATCAAACAGTATTTCATTTGAATGGGAATCATCTGGAGAATCCTATCGGGTGTTCAGGGACCAGGAGGTTATTTATGAAGGAGTGGAACCGAGGTTGGTGGACAGTGACCTAATTTCCGGTACTTTGTATTCTTACTGCATTGAATCTCTTGCACAGGGTGAAGTTAGGAACAGAATGAGGATACAGACAACTACATCCGTGAACTACAAGGAGAGAGACAATGTTCTGGAGGACCTTCTCATTACTACAATTGTTTTGAATGATCAAATCAGCTTTGAGTGGGAACCAATCGAGGGTGTGTCGGAATATACCATCTTTAAAAATGGTATAAAACTGGACAAAGTCTCTTCTTGTACTTTTACCGACAGAGGCATAAGTGAAGATAAGTCTTATACTTATACTATTAAAGCCAGACGTCCTTTGCAGCGTTCCGATCAGGTGAAATGGGAACTTAAATCTGTTATCGCAAATGCAGTAGGAGCAGTCAAGCCAGATTCTTCAACCAGAACGGCTGCTGACGAAGAGTTTTCTATCACCAAACGAATTGCGCCTATTAATGAACTTTTGAAACCTGTAAGTGAACAGAATCACAAAAATGGTAACTGGCAGCTAAGATATACGACTTTTTTAAAAGAAGAGTGGTTAAAAAACCCCAATGCGGCTTCTGAAGATCAGTACTTTAAAGGAGATCACCGTTCATTTAATCCTGAGTCTTCCCAGTATCGAACTCGGGCAGAGGTTTTCATTGACGCTGAAAACGAATCTGCTTTATTAAGCAAGGACACAGGTGTCACCGAAGCGTTCAGCAGTGAGCATGAGCGTATCGAATCTGCAAGCGCCTCTGATGAGGGTATTCAATTGGAAAAGATCCTGACAGATGACGATAGGATTAAGTTTATTCTGAAGCACGCTGTCAGCAATCCGCTGGTCGTCTCCCCTGCCATTGATTATGTGGTTTGCGGAGTTTTTTACAAGGATAATGAATTTGACCTGATCGGAACTCATGATCAAGCCCCAGAACATGAAATTTACCTAAAAGAACCAGGAACAGAAAAATGGGAGGTCATCCACCAGACTCATAGCAAAGGCCTTGAGATGATGGCTGACCCTATGGCTAATCACCACTGGCGTTATTCCACTTTTACAAACTAG
- a CDS encoding YqcI/YcgG family protein — MIGLYTHGSSSRNELLDWEKQALERFFAKMSDKEKPFPCIPATIGFSMNQLKYGFVGNPRRDTTLNELAGLLNSYTKHSREFGNFTSLIIFYETPEWMLELPIDEFEQLFWEQLSGLSALDEFDWPADIPQDPHDSIWEFCFNGEKYFMYCATPAHKNRKSRHFDVMMLAITPRWVLQEFNKSNSYAQRIKDQVRKRLSKYDSIPIHPDLNTYGAEDNFEWRQYFLRDDDTSLSKCPYHRVLKFLGKNI, encoded by the coding sequence ATGATTGGCTTGTATACACATGGTTCTTCCTCCCGGAATGAGTTGCTGGATTGGGAAAAGCAGGCACTGGAAAGATTCTTCGCTAAAATGAGTGATAAAGAAAAGCCTTTTCCCTGTATACCGGCCACGATTGGATTTTCAATGAATCAACTTAAATATGGATTTGTTGGAAATCCAAGGAGGGACACAACATTAAATGAATTGGCTGGCTTATTGAATAGCTATACAAAACACTCGAGGGAGTTTGGAAATTTTACTTCTTTGATTATATTCTATGAAACCCCCGAATGGATGCTTGAACTGCCCATCGATGAGTTCGAACAACTTTTCTGGGAGCAACTTTCTGGGCTTAGTGCATTGGATGAATTTGATTGGCCAGCAGATATCCCTCAGGATCCACATGATTCAATCTGGGAGTTTTGCTTCAATGGTGAAAAATATTTTATGTATTGTGCTACGCCTGCCCATAAAAACCGGAAAAGCAGACATTTTGATGTCATGATGCTCGCGATTACTCCGCGCTGGGTCCTGCAGGAATTCAATAAATCAAATAGTTATGCGCAGAGAATTAAAGATCAGGTGAGAAAAAGACTCTCAAAATATGATAGCATTCCTATTCATCCTGACTTGAACACATACGGTGCCGAAGATAATTTTGAATGGCGTCAATACTTCCTAAGAGATGATGATACTTCTTTATCCAAATGCCCTTATCACAGGGTTTTAAAATTCCTGGGTAAAAATATATGA